The Apium graveolens cultivar Ventura chromosome 6, ASM990537v1, whole genome shotgun sequence genome contains a region encoding:
- the LOC141665789 gene encoding uncharacterized protein LOC141665789, giving the protein MDPPVLSKAKPGEPLSLYIAAGPKAVSSALVREEGGTQNPVYYVNQVLKDAETRYPNLEKFALALIHSSRKLRQYFQGREIRVVTNQQLRKVIHKPDASGRLVNWAIELSQFNIKFVPRTAIKAQALAEFVMECTFPESTQPLPREMSPERTNSSTDSWKLYVDGSSTAERSGAGLILISPEGFTIQQAITFAFKARNNQAEYEALIVGLRLAKYLGVSRMTIHSDSQIVVKQTTGEYIAKDPTLAQYQAMVRSILEATPDITILQINREENSKADELSKLVQNSSDLVSSVYFEELKVPSTERAEVLDGTLPEDQNKARYLKHKAAHFFLEEGQLYRRTFSVPTLKCVDPEEANFCFREVHEGICGDHLAAKALAYKIIRQGYYRPTIHSDSIAYVQKCPQCQKFSNVPRKSLSLPASVLSPIPFAVWGIDIMGPFPRAKGDLRYFLVAIDYMTKWAEAKAMKTINQQDCIKFMDAIVMRFGIPVDLISDNGP; this is encoded by the exons ATGGACCCCCCAGTGCTCTCTAAAGCCAAGCCCGGAGAACCTCTGTCTCTCTACATCGCCGCCGGACCCAAAGCTGTCTCCTCGGCACTGGTCCGGGAGGAAGGAGGAACACAGAACCCCGTCTACTATGTCAACCAAGTCCTCAAGGATGCCGAGACTCGGTACCCAAACCTGGAAAAGTTTGCCTTGGCCCTTATACATTCCAGCAGGAAGCTGAGGCAGTACTTCCAAGGCCGAGAAATCAGAGTGGTCACAAACCAGCAGCTCAGGAAGGTCATTCACAAACCAGATGCCTCTGGAAGGTTAGTTAACTGGGCCATTGAACTAAGTCAATTCAACATCAAATTCGTGCCACGCACGGCAATAAAGGCTCAGGCCTTAGCCGAATTTGTGATGGAATGCACCTTCCCGGAGAGTACTCAACCTTTACCCCGAGAGATGTCCCCGGAGAGAACCAACTCGAGCACAGATTCCTGGAAGCTCTATGTCGACGGCTCGTCCACGGCCGAAAGGTCCGGAGCGGGCCTCATCCTTATTAGCCCGGAGGGCTTCACCATTCAACAGGCAATAACTTTCGCTTTCAAGGCAAGGAATAATCAGGCTGAATATGAAGCACTCATTGTCGGGCTCAGGTTGGCGAAATATCTCGGCGTCTCAAGAATGACCATCCACAGTGATTCTCAGATCGTGGTCAAGCAAACCACCGGAGAATATATCGCGAAAGATCCAACACTGGCGCAGTACCAGGCAATGGTACGAAGCATCTTGGAAGCCACTCCCGACATCACCATACTTCAAATCAACAGAGAAGAGAACTCCAAAGCGGATGAGCTGTCCAAACTCGTGCAAAATTCCTCCGATCTCGTTAGTTCGGTATACTTCGAAGAACTCAAAGTACCCAGCACAGAGCGAGCTGAGGTCCT AGATGGGACACTCCCGGAAGACCAGAACAAGGCCAGATATTTGAAGCACAAAGCTGCTCATTTCTTCCTGGAAGAGGGTCAGCTATATAGAAGAACCTTTTCCGTACCTACCTTGAAATGTGTAGATCCTGAGGAGGCCAACTTTTGCTTCCGGGAGGTTCATGAAGGCATCTGCGGAGACCACCTGGCAGCCAAAGCTCTAGCTTACAAAATCATCAGGCAAGGGTATTATAGGCCCACGATACACTCCGATTCCATCGCTTACGTCCAGAAGTGCCCCCAGTGCCAGAAATTCAGCAATGTCCCCAGAAAAAGCCTGAGCTTGCCAGCATCAGTGTTATCTCCTATCCCGTTCGCTGTATGGGGCATAGATATCATGGGCCCTTTCCCCCGAGCAAAAGGCGACCTCCGCTACTTCCTGGTAGCCATTGATTACATGACAAAGTGGGCAGAAGCTAAAGCCATGAAGACAATCAACCAACAGGATTGTATCAAGTTCATGGACGCGATCGtcatgaggttcgggatccctGTAGACCTCATCTCCGACAATGGCCCATAA
- the LOC141665790 gene encoding uncharacterized protein LOC141665790 — protein MNELQMCHLETMQQRSRETLPEFIKRFQESVNQLSNLEEKEAVNIFRRNLHPVSCEGYVKDLIHREPQSLASAYVMASKFIKENDFLTSMKMNRRIRDGDESLEHLHPYGKEKRHMTDRQTNYVQQSRGTPPRDDYSRNQKNEKKPKPKREPKPEPVWTPLNRPRADILREVKGKPFYYPSKPLLAPPGNRARDKHCGYHEDHGHTTENCFSFKMFVEDQIKKGNMNQYLQRMLDDRDKLSGGGKHVVNMIFGGTSSPPRSPDEGSDVLMIQTAGDEHIYFSNADYEGLDPEHNQALVVTLDIADNEVQRILVDNGSSANIVFEHTLNRMKLGHLRMDSCLEDPFYGFGNNMIPIRGVIYLPMVFGTAPRQVSHVMKFYMISTASSYNMILGRPTITKLRAISSTIHLKLKFPTPGGIGELKGDRGASG, from the coding sequence ATGAATGAGCTCCAGATGTGCCACTTGGAAACCATGCAACAGAGAAGCAGAGAAACTCTCCCAGAGTTTATCAAAAGATTTCAAGAATCAGTCAACCAGCTCTCCAACCTTGAAGAAAAGGAAGCCGTGAATATTTTCCGGCGAAATCTCCACCCAGTTTCATGTGAAGGCTACGTGAAGGACCTAATCCATAGGGAACCCCAAAGCCTTGCTTCAGCCTATGTAATGGCGTCCAAGTTTATCAAAGAAAATGACTTCCTCACCTCAATGAAGATGAACAGGAGGATCCGGGATGGTGACGAGTCCCTGGAACACCTCCACCCCTACGGGAAAGAAAAGAGACACATGACAGATAGACAGACCAATTATGTTCAGCAATCCAGGGGGACCCCACCCCGGGATGACTACTCCAGAAACCAGAAAAATGAAAAGAAGCCCAAGCCTAAGAGGGAACCAAAACCGGAGCCCGTGTGGACTCCACTCAATCGGCCCCGGGCCGACATCTTGAGAGAGGTCAAAGGGAAGCCCTTTTATTACCCCTCGAAGCCGTTATTGGCACCCCCTGGGAACAGGGCCCGAGACAAGCATTGTGGGTACCACGAAGATCATGGCCACACCACGGAGAACTGCTTCTCTTTCAAAATGTTCGTTGAAGATCAGATAAAGAAAGGCAACATGAACCAGTACCTACAGAGAATGCTTGATGACAGAGATAAACTCTCCGGTGGGGGGAAACATGTGGTCAACATGATCTTTGGGGGGACCTCCTCCCCTCCCCGAAGTCCAGATGAGGGCAGCGATGTCTTGATGATACAGACGGCAGGAGATGAGCACATATATTTCTCCAATGCAGATTATGAAGGCCTGGATCCCGAACACAACCAAGCCCTGGTCGTGACCCTCGACATCGCCGACAATGAGGTACAAAGAATTTTGGTTGATAATGGTTCTTCAGCTAATATTGTTTTCGAACACACCCTTAACAGGATGAAGTTGGGACACCTCCGCATGGATTCATGCCTCGAAGATCCTTTCTACGGGTTCGGGAACAATATGATCCCGATCCGCGGGGTAATATACCTCCCCATGGTCTTTGGCACCGCTCCCCGACAGGTATCTCATGTCATGAAGTTCTACATGATAAGCACTGCATCCTCTTACAACATGATCCTGGGAAGACCTACCATCACCAAGCTCCGGGCCATCTCGTCTACAATTCACCTAAAGCTGAAGTTTCCCACCCCGGGAGGCATTGGGGAACTCAAGGGGGACCGGGGCGCTTCGGGGTAA